A genomic stretch from Desulfolutivibrio sulfodismutans DSM 3696 includes:
- a CDS encoding DUF2092 domain-containing protein produces MREKIWTAALAAVLLLLPAASPAAQKADAPAIDPVAMQHLTRMCDFLKGLNAFVFRAEVNVDEVFQGGLTLQTSRTETIAVRRPDRARSDTVQDAEVKTITFDGANFSIFNQTRNSYSVIPAPGALDQALDKVLETYGVTAPLAELILSSPYETLTEGVLSGMYVGLRMVQGVPCHHLAFSQKDVDWQIWIADGKNPLPRKLVIVDKTLVGAPNYEAMLVDWKLNPRFKDSFFAFTPPPSATKIDIIPLAGQQTVSP; encoded by the coding sequence ATGCGTGAAAAAATCTGGACAGCAGCCCTTGCGGCGGTTCTTCTGCTGCTTCCGGCCGCATCACCGGCGGCCCAGAAGGCCGACGCCCCGGCCATCGACCCCGTGGCCATGCAGCATCTCACCCGGATGTGCGATTTCCTGAAAGGCCTCAACGCCTTCGTCTTTCGGGCCGAGGTCAATGTGGACGAGGTCTTCCAGGGCGGGCTGACCCTGCAAACCTCGCGTACCGAGACCATCGCCGTACGTCGCCCGGATCGCGCCAGATCCGACACCGTCCAGGACGCCGAGGTCAAAACCATCACCTTCGACGGCGCAAATTTCTCCATCTTCAACCAGACCAGGAACTCCTATTCCGTCATCCCGGCCCCGGGCGCCCTCGACCAGGCCCTGGATAAGGTTTTGGAAACCTACGGGGTCACCGCCCCCCTGGCGGAACTGATCCTCAGCTCACCCTACGAAACCCTCACCGAGGGCGTCCTTTCGGGAATGTATGTGGGGCTGCGCATGGTCCAGGGCGTGCCCTGCCACCACCTGGCCTTCAGCCAGAAGGACGTGGACTGGCAGATCTGGATCGCCGACGGCAAAAACCCTCTGCCGCGCAAGCTGGTCATCGTGGACAAGACCCTGGTCGGCGCGCCTAACTACGAGGCCATGCTCGTGGATTGGAAGCTGAATCCCCGGTTCAAGGACTCCTTTTTCGCCTTCACCCCGCCGCCGTCGGCCACGAAAATCGACATCATCCCCCTTGCGGGCCAGCAAACCGTCAGCCCGTAA
- the priA gene encoding replication restart helicase PriA — protein MVGFVSVALFCAPFATLTYAVPGHLAGHALPPGLRVLVPLGRSIRVGMILADEPAPPQGVEIKPLVWPLERAPLLDAAYLDMIDNLAARQMCHPGRVLGQILPTGLRQSKVVFTAPEKARLRRQTPRALLEATPQEATELAAQWAAGVMQVSGAGRGPERALRLLVDPPWPVRPGATARIALLDYLYERGQTPLSVVTGYFGRDMGPVIRALGQLGLVEMGACDGTSPDGEDSCLAPAAAPCPPEAPEEVSDAPLTDEQCAAMAHLSPLLCAPGGAVRLVHGVTGSGKTRLYLELARQCLDMGRSVVLLAPEVALAGHLYRAVREALPDATVILSHGSLSPAAREAAFRRAAAAREPVVVVGARSALFLPVAAPGLIVLDEEHDASFKQEERLGYQAKEVAFFRARREGGLLVLGSATPDVKTYHAAARGAVPCVVLSRRAGTSQPPEIEIVDMGQTVKAPSRQAGPGGGKPPERTAVLAQASAAALAETVARGEQAIILLNRRGYAPVLYCLDCETVLSCPDCDLAYTFHKTRQRLVCHYCGRTQDFPAPCAKCGGTHFLPLGAGSESLAEELSGVLPPGTAVARLDRDSAARPGRTEEILAEFASGASRVLVGTQMLSKGHHFPRVTLVIAADADMGRNLPDYRAAERTFQLLVQVAGRAGRGDIPGKVLIQTRNPGDPFWELVRGADYQGFFSQELARREKWGYPPFSKLALVRISFPKDDPAGFTALSDVGRVLREAATAAGGGVRVLGPAPASLPLIGGRKRYHCMIKSPDWPAIRVLFAKVRAVVPRGSEVRISLDLDPVDML, from the coding sequence ATGGTCGGATTCGTCAGCGTCGCGCTATTTTGCGCCCCCTTCGCCACCCTGACCTATGCCGTGCCCGGGCATCTGGCCGGGCATGCGTTGCCGCCGGGGCTTCGGGTGCTCGTGCCCCTGGGGCGCTCCATCCGGGTGGGCATGATCCTGGCGGACGAGCCCGCGCCGCCGCAGGGGGTGGAGATCAAACCCCTGGTCTGGCCCCTGGAGCGCGCGCCCCTACTGGACGCCGCCTACCTGGACATGATCGACAATCTGGCCGCCCGGCAGATGTGCCATCCCGGCCGGGTGCTGGGACAGATTTTGCCTACGGGCCTGCGGCAATCCAAAGTGGTCTTTACCGCGCCCGAAAAGGCCCGGCTGCGGCGCCAAACCCCCCGGGCGCTCCTGGAGGCCACCCCGCAGGAGGCTACGGAGCTGGCCGCCCAGTGGGCCGCCGGGGTCATGCAGGTGTCTGGTGCTGGCCGGGGGCCGGAACGCGCCCTGCGGCTTCTGGTTGACCCGCCCTGGCCGGTGCGGCCCGGGGCCACGGCCCGCATCGCCCTGTTGGATTATCTGTACGAACGTGGCCAGACCCCGCTGTCGGTCGTGACCGGGTATTTCGGCCGGGACATGGGGCCGGTGATCCGGGCCCTGGGCCAGCTTGGGCTGGTGGAGATGGGGGCCTGCGACGGGACGTCGCCTGATGGGGAGGACTCCTGTCTGGCGCCTGCGGCCGCGCCGTGCCCGCCGGAGGCCCCGGAGGAGGTCTCGGACGCGCCGCTGACGGACGAGCAGTGCGCCGCCATGGCCCATCTTTCCCCGCTGCTTTGCGCGCCCGGGGGGGCGGTGCGGCTGGTGCACGGGGTCACGGGCAGCGGCAAGACCCGTCTTTATCTGGAACTGGCCCGGCAGTGCCTGGATATGGGGCGGTCGGTGGTTCTCCTGGCCCCGGAGGTGGCCCTGGCCGGGCATCTGTACCGGGCCGTGCGCGAGGCCCTGCCCGACGCCACGGTCATTTTGTCCCACGGCTCCCTCTCCCCGGCCGCGCGCGAGGCCGCCTTCCGGCGGGCGGCGGCCGCCCGGGAGCCCGTGGTGGTGGTGGGCGCCCGTTCGGCCCTTTTTTTGCCGGTGGCCGCCCCGGGGCTGATCGTTTTGGACGAGGAGCACGACGCCTCCTTCAAACAGGAGGAACGGCTCGGCTATCAGGCCAAGGAAGTGGCCTTTTTCCGGGCCAGGCGCGAGGGCGGGCTGTTGGTCCTGGGGTCGGCCACGCCCGACGTCAAGACCTATCATGCCGCCGCACGCGGCGCGGTGCCGTGCGTGGTCCTGTCCCGCCGGGCGGGGACCAGCCAGCCGCCGGAGATCGAGATCGTGGACATGGGGCAGACGGTCAAGGCCCCCTCCCGCCAGGCCGGGCCGGGCGGCGGGAAGCCGCCAGAACGCACGGCGGTCCTGGCCCAGGCCAGCGCCGCCGCCCTGGCCGAGACCGTGGCCCGAGGGGAGCAGGCCATCATCCTGCTCAACCGCCGGGGCTACGCCCCGGTGCTCTACTGCCTGGACTGCGAGACCGTCCTTTCCTGCCCGGACTGCGACCTGGCCTATACCTTCCACAAGACCCGGCAGCGGCTGGTGTGCCACTACTGCGGCCGTACCCAGGATTTTCCCGCGCCGTGCGCCAAATGCGGCGGGACGCATTTTCTGCCCCTGGGGGCCGGGTCCGAATCCCTGGCCGAGGAGCTGTCCGGTGTCCTGCCCCCGGGGACAGCGGTGGCCCGGCTGGACCGGGACAGCGCGGCCCGGCCCGGACGCACCGAGGAGATCCTGGCCGAGTTCGCCTCGGGGGCCTCCCGGGTGCTGGTGGGCACCCAGATGCTCTCCAAGGGGCACCATTTTCCCCGGGTGACCCTGGTGATCGCGGCCGACGCGGACATGGGCCGCAACCTTCCCGATTACCGGGCGGCCGAGCGCACCTTCCAGCTTCTGGTGCAGGTGGCGGGCCGGGCCGGGCGCGGCGACATCCCGGGAAAGGTGCTGATTCAGACCCGAAATCCCGGCGATCCCTTCTGGGAGCTGGTGCGCGGGGCGGACTACCAGGGTTTTTTTTCCCAGGAGCTGGCGCGCCGGGAAAAATGGGGCTATCCGCCGTTTTCCAAGCTGGCCCTGGTGCGCATCAGCTTTCCCAAGGACGACCCGGCGGGCTTTACGGCCCTGTCGGACGTGGGGCGCGTCCTGCGCGAGGCCGCCACCGCTGCGGGCGGCGGGGTGCGCGTGCTGGGTCCGGCCCCGGCCTCCCTGCCGCTGATCGGGGGACGCAAACGCTACCACTGCATGATTAAATCCCCGGACTGGCCCGCCATCCGCGTCCTTTTCGCCAAGGTCCGGGCCGTGGTTCCCCGGGGGAGCGAGGTGCGCATCAGCCTGGACCTGGACCCGGTGGATATGCTTTAA
- the galU gene encoding UTP--glucose-1-phosphate uridylyltransferase GalU, with protein MEIKKVVIPVAGWGTRSLPATKNIPKEMLPVYNKPVVQYVVEEAQVSGLTDVVFVTNRSKTIIEDHFDYNLALEDLLQRTGKLEMLAQVRAVAEMVNIISVRQKKQLGLGHAVLCAREVVKNDPFAVMVGDDLMFGMEPGIKQLLSVAMAEHMPVIGVMEVPRERVSSYGIIDGEEFAPGLFRVRSLVEKPKVNEAPSRMAIVGRYVLFPDIFYHLENLSPGHGGEIQLTDALKGLAGNNRLLAVKIQGQRFDAGDWAEYLTANIYFALHDEDLREALVPRLRQLLPFSS; from the coding sequence ATGGAAATCAAGAAAGTGGTCATCCCGGTCGCCGGTTGGGGAACGCGATCCCTCCCGGCCACCAAGAACATTCCAAAGGAAATGCTCCCGGTCTATAATAAGCCCGTGGTCCAATACGTCGTGGAAGAGGCCCAGGTTTCCGGACTCACCGATGTGGTGTTCGTCACCAACCGCAGCAAGACCATCATCGAGGACCATTTCGATTACAATCTGGCCCTGGAAGACCTTTTGCAGCGTACGGGAAAGCTGGAGATGCTGGCCCAGGTCCGGGCCGTGGCCGAGATGGTCAACATCATCTCCGTGCGCCAGAAAAAGCAGCTCGGCCTGGGGCACGCCGTTTTGTGCGCCCGCGAGGTGGTGAAAAACGATCCCTTCGCGGTCATGGTCGGCGACGACCTCATGTTCGGCATGGAACCGGGCATCAAACAACTTTTGAGCGTGGCCATGGCCGAACACATGCCGGTCATCGGGGTTATGGAAGTGCCCCGGGAGCGGGTGTCGAGCTACGGCATCATCGACGGCGAGGAGTTCGCCCCGGGCCTTTTCCGGGTACGCAGTCTGGTGGAGAAGCCCAAGGTCAACGAGGCCCCCTCGCGCATGGCCATCGTGGGCCGGTACGTGCTTTTCCCGGACATTTTCTATCATCTGGAAAACCTCTCCCCTGGGCACGGCGGCGAGATCCAACTGACCGACGCCCTCAAGGGGCTGGCCGGAAACAACCGCCTGCTGGCCGTCAAGATCCAGGGGCAGCGCTTCGACGCCGGCGATTGGGCCGAGTATCTCACGGCCAACATCTACTTCGCCCTGCATGACGAGGATTTGCGCGAGGCCCTGGTGCCCCGGCTGCGCCAGCTCCTGCCGTTTTCCAGCTAG
- the glmM gene encoding phosphoglucosamine mutase — protein sequence MTKKLFGTDGLRGQVNIYPMTPDVVLRLGLAAGRHFRNGTKRHRVVIGKDTRLSGYIFEYALSSGFCASGMDVFLVGPLPTPAISFLTRSMRADVGVVISASHNPYMDNGIKFFDSRGFKLPDAVEAEIAAKVLDPQAEWDYPAPEAVGRAFKIEDSPGRYNVYLKNTVPQDVSLDGLKVVLDCANGAAYRVSPLVFEELGAKVVKIGVTPDGININRKVGSLYPEVTAAKVLETGADIGIALDGDADRVIVVDEKGRILDGDQIMAICAKDLLERGELPGGVLVSTVMSNMALEVFMRECGGRLLRTPVGDRYVVEAMRGEGAAFGGEQSGHLVFLRHGTTGDGTLAALQIIRIMIQTGKPLSELSGLLTPYPQRLVNVHVERKIPFDEVLAIREAVAAAESELRGAGRVLLRYSGTEAVARVMVEGRDAGTVERLAAALSDTLRTHLR from the coding sequence ATGACGAAAAAACTCTTCGGAACGGACGGTCTGCGCGGTCAGGTCAACATTTATCCCATGACCCCGGACGTGGTGTTGCGCCTGGGGCTGGCCGCCGGGCGGCATTTTCGCAACGGAACCAAGCGCCACCGGGTGGTCATCGGCAAGGACACCCGGCTTTCGGGCTACATCTTCGAATACGCCTTAAGCTCCGGGTTTTGCGCCTCGGGCATGGACGTGTTCCTGGTGGGCCCCCTTCCCACCCCGGCCATCTCCTTTCTCACCCGCAGCATGCGGGCCGATGTGGGCGTGGTCATATCCGCCTCCCACAACCCGTACATGGACAACGGCATCAAGTTTTTCGACAGCCGGGGCTTCAAGCTGCCCGACGCCGTGGAGGCCGAGATCGCCGCCAAGGTGCTCGATCCGCAGGCCGAATGGGACTACCCGGCCCCCGAGGCCGTGGGCCGGGCCTTCAAGATCGAGGACAGCCCCGGCCGGTACAATGTCTATTTGAAAAACACCGTCCCCCAGGACGTGTCCCTCGACGGCCTCAAGGTCGTGCTCGACTGCGCCAACGGCGCGGCCTACCGGGTTTCGCCGCTGGTGTTCGAGGAACTCGGGGCCAAGGTGGTGAAGATCGGGGTGACCCCCGACGGCATCAACATCAACCGCAAGGTGGGCTCGCTGTATCCCGAGGTGACGGCGGCCAAGGTGTTGGAGACGGGCGCGGACATCGGCATCGCCCTGGACGGCGACGCGGATCGGGTCATCGTGGTGGACGAGAAGGGCCGCATTCTCGACGGCGACCAGATCATGGCCATCTGCGCCAAGGATCTTCTGGAGCGGGGCGAACTGCCGGGGGGCGTCCTGGTCTCCACGGTGATGAGCAACATGGCCCTTGAGGTGTTCATGCGCGAATGCGGGGGCAGGCTCTTGCGCACGCCCGTGGGCGACCGCTATGTGGTGGAGGCCATGCGCGGCGAGGGCGCGGCCTTTGGCGGGGAACAGTCCGGGCATCTGGTGTTTTTGCGCCACGGCACCACCGGCGACGGCACCCTGGCCGCTCTGCAAATCATCCGGATTATGATCCAGACCGGCAAACCCCTTTCGGAGTTGTCCGGCCTTTTGACCCCCTATCCCCAGCGGCTGGTCAACGTGCATGTGGAGCGCAAGATTCCCTTTGACGAGGTTTTGGCCATTCGGGAGGCCGTGGCCGCCGCCGAATCCGAACTTCGCGGGGCAGGAAGGGTGCTTTTGCGCTATTCCGGAACCGAGGCCGTGGCCCGGGTGATGGTCGAGGGGCGCGACGCCGGGACGGTGGAGCGCCTCGCCGCCGCACTGTCCGACACCCTGCGGACGCATCTGCGCTAG
- a CDS encoding D-glycero-alpha-D-manno-heptose-1,7-bisphosphate 7-phosphatase, whose protein sequence is MSEIDTVLLDRDGTVIVDEHYLCDPARVRLLPGAGQALARLADAGMRLFVVSNQSGIGRGYFSQADHLAVQARLLELLNDHGVGLTGDAFCPHAPDAACSCRKPGLGQWEALRASHGLDAAHTAVIGDKASDVAFGKNLGAAVTVLVLTGHGVQEAQRLGLPTLAGEAMDLPPGGDRPNIPGRTSWPGIWPPPWSGSWGNDVGSGWEAWGGESLRRPG, encoded by the coding sequence ATGTCCGAAATCGACACCGTCCTTCTCGACCGCGACGGCACGGTCATCGTGGACGAGCACTACCTGTGCGACCCGGCCCGGGTGCGCCTTCTTCCCGGCGCGGGGCAGGCCCTGGCCCGGCTGGCCGATGCCGGGATGCGCCTTTTTGTGGTCTCCAACCAGTCCGGCATCGGCCGAGGTTATTTCTCCCAGGCCGACCATCTGGCCGTGCAGGCCCGCCTGCTTGAGCTATTGAACGATCACGGCGTGGGCCTGACAGGCGACGCCTTCTGCCCCCACGCCCCGGACGCGGCCTGCTCCTGCCGCAAGCCGGGGCTTGGACAATGGGAGGCCCTGCGCGCCAGTCACGGCCTGGATGCGGCCCACACGGCGGTCATCGGTGACAAGGCCTCGGATGTGGCCTTCGGCAAAAACCTGGGCGCGGCGGTCACCGTCCTGGTGCTCACCGGGCACGGCGTGCAGGAGGCGCAGCGCCTTGGCCTGCCGACCCTGGCCGGGGAGGCCATGGACCTGCCGCCGGGGGGGGATCGCCCAAACATCCCTGGCCGGACGTCCTGGCCCGGGATCTGGCCGCCGCCGTGGAGCGGATCGTGGGGAAATGACGTGGGGAGCGGATGGGAGGCGTGGGGCGGAGAAAGCCTCCGACGGCCCGGGTAA